The sequence GAGTATTATTTAACACGATATACCTATAAAATCGCGCCCTGCCACAATGTGGCTACATCATGCGCACCAGTACCTGCCGTCAGTATGTTTGGGGGTaagtaaaattacaaacaaGTTATGCCTATGTCATCGAAATCACAAATGAACTAGACACTGGAAGAAACTGCAATTTTGCCCAAAACTAACTCACCTTTGACTTTACCTTTTCagaattttttgtgaaaaagccGGGCATTTTTATAGCTCCGATGGGTATGTACTTCGGCTTCACTTCCCGGCCTTGCTCAGTCACGTCTCCTGCAAGCGCAGACTTCACTGGACCTTCGGCTTCATTTTTCAACTCGGACACCGCCTCGGCTACATCGTCGGACTTTAACATTACTTCTTTTTCTTCCTCCTCAATCTGCTGTTTATCGAGCGTCTTACTTTCATTTTCATAATCCACTTTGTTTAAACCCGTGGAACTCATGTCTGAAgaattaaaacaacaataaaattgatttgCATGGATGCGTACATACGGATTCACGTTTGCCGCGTTCCAGAACAGGAAAAGAAAGAGTACGAACGACGAAACTTCTACACTTTTCATAGGTGAGAAAGAGACAgcacatcaaaatatatatttattgtactgTATCAACGGAACACAAAGAAGCGTTATTGTGAAGCGTAACATTATGGATACACTAGCCTAAATTTAGATTTGGATTAACGGAATGTTTCTTTAGAAACAAAGCGTTTAATGAATTAAGCTTTATGTCACACCTTACTTAATATGATTTCAATATGAAATTCATTTGTAGTCGTCCCCAAAATTAACAACTTTACGAATCACATTCACGACTTACCGGCTCACACacaccaaagagaatataatcactacgttttaagagacaggacttaatacaaagaaataaaatcgaatttacatggcgtatcaataccaatatcacggaagaatacgtcaagaacgtcaaataacaatactaccaactgaacaaaatacatagtagtgagcactttttatcgatatcgataaattctactggtgggaatcgacgctaatgctactttgataaaattcatataatgtattttcgagtccacattatcaatccaactcacaatatacagtgaacattttagcactataattacaaggctggactaaaatgaggattcgaaataaaatgaaaagctttcacatgttgaataataattgtattttaaaataaaatcctttattcaccatgtaggcgaatatagttgcacttatgataggtcaaggtacaatgagaatatttaattataaagtcaaaggatggtgacacttctttgtcgcacttctcttgaaagatattatcatttgtgcaataattgtttataaaaacatggcacggaaattcaaacaacatttcatcaggtagtggatcagctttcaaatttttccatggtatggctgactttctaaggcgattgttctttttattaaaatctttgttattaaagtgagaaccacacacatatttcaaagtatgcagcttttctatgggaacatatatcaaatcttcttttcccacaatctgaactcactttcggcatctggaaatatttttaattgtaaatatatttcttattaaattatatttaagactaaaatcataaacagtgaccaggcacattgattgctcaacgcatttttaagtacacacacacacacacacacacacacacacacacacacacacatacacgactttagtattttttgtcctgatgatcagtcatcatcttactaatattataaagcgtgtgcatgcaattgtatgtttataagtaattcgtacccgcaaaaaatctaaaatgattgcgattaaacttggtatgtagatagttagaattactactttttatcactatgttcccacagaatctggacctaaatgggtgaaacgatatcgataatcataacaacatcactaataacataatggtaattagaaaatgagaatttttattatttctaagctactttatttgcgcgatgactaaaaacatctaattaatgttTACCTGACAtcatccaatggaaatttcgccataaacattctgcttttgtgatttattcgactggctcgatctccgcaaatttcacacgtaatgaaacgtttttttggtggcatgtctttaaaatgtattcacttacaccaacaaaaacactttttggtatatttttacttgtttgaataacaaataatacaaacataaatcaataaacacaaatgtataccaaaacgtcaggaaataaacaaacaataataatggcggtgaggaatagaaagagaaactgtactgagagagagagatagcagtatccgccattaaatgccatgtcaattccatacaaaagattttttgttccttgttgcgctaggctgaCACACACAGAGTAACGGCTATCAGTGTTGCCAACCCGTTTTCCCGAACCCGCTATAAACGACTGTTCAAAGTTTATATCGTTCAAACACTCGGAAAGTTTGTACCAaacattattttcgtatattattGATCTAACTTGGCTAGCAAATTAAATTAGTGACCGATTTTTTAAGGGCGAAATATTGATTCACTGGAACAATTCCGAACatcaatcaatttaaaattcgataagaaatgaaacagtaattcaaatttaaatgggaaactattagatttttttatcagaaaccgatgatttcttctgtttaagAATTTATGCgatgtaagtacatattttataagatatagcttttgctcgcggctccgcccgcgttataaaattttttaggctaaagttttccattataaaagtagtagtttcccgggagcctcctatgttcttcccagggtttcaaactgtctccatacaaaatttcatcttaatacgttgggtagtttttgagtttaagacgttcaggcagacggatgcagcgggggactttgttttataatatattttttagaactttttaagaggaacaatcccgtcatacatcattgttgcataactttaaccgtttacgcagcgcacgcaacggaagctctcaaaactaataaattgtccccgtatttacaacatgttttattactgctccgctcctattggtcatagcgtgatgatatacagcctatagcaccccacaaataaagggctatccaacacaaaacgaatttttcagttcaaactggtagttcctgagattagccattactgctccgctcctatttgtcatagcgtgatgatatataacttagagcacaccacgaacaaagggctatccaacgcaaaaataatttttctgtttggatcggtagttcctgaaattagctattactgctccgctcctattgggtatagcgtgatgatatatagcctgcAGCAATcaacgaataaagggctatccaacgcaaaaagaatttttcagtttggaccggtagttcctgagattagccattactgccccgctcctattgggtatagcgtgatgatatatagcctatagcactccacgaacaaagggctatccaacgcaaaaagaatttttcagttcggaccggtagttcctgagattagccattactgctccgctcctattggtatagcgtgatgatatatagcctatagcactccacgaacaaagggctatccaacgcaaaaatattttttcagtttggactggtagttcctgagattagcgcgttcaaacaaacaaacaaacaaacaaactcttcagctttatataatagtatagataaatataaaaaaaaaaaacaaataacctagtacccccttattcatagacgttatttatctaaggacggagcattgctatgataacaagtctgtttctcagtgctgacggcatggcagccttcgcagtgcgtagacataatATAGCCgtcgtgattggctaatattgtgatataacTCGAATCTagttagctgtcagataaactaagttgagaaacatacttgttatcacagcaatgcttcgtcctaagataaataacgtctatgaataaggggattagTCTTTATACCCGgtattaactatttaaattttgaattttgtcaatacttataaatacgaGAGTAACTTTGTTAAGCTTTCACGGTTAAACCCTAAGGCGTAATCACTGAaacgatttcgatgaaattaggTATGGTGATAGTTTAAAATTCTGAGGACatagaaatgaaatgaaaatgtgaaaaataactttttcacgCTGTGGAACCAAGAAagctagtagtaaataaataataacgaatttatatttataattttttattcacacgccacaataaataaaacaaagatacaaAACATTTGTCACaagtcataaataatttataataaataaacgaaacGATTCAGAACAAGGGAATAATAACCACCTGGTTATTCCTCAGATGAAACAcgaaattagaatattaatggtataaagaataatatgatttttttcataacttCAATAAGGTCATATCTTacaacattacattataatgtttCTGCTAATTCCATCACAATATGTAAAGGCCTCTAGATATACATACAATGGTATGTaagtgtaattaataaaactaatgtcTATCCAGAAGAGCACGCTAATGATTTCTCTCGCAATGGTGAAatggtatttaaattttctttgcCAACTTTGTGTGTTTTTCGTAACACTGAAGGTGACTTTGGCTTATATTGAGATTGTTCAGAGTCCTTGCGTAATTTTTCGATAATAGATGTCATTTTGGCGACTGTCATTGTTAATTCTTCATTTTCTTGACGAAGTAGTGATAACTCGACGACCATGGACTGCTGATCGTGtatctagaaaaataaattaattatataaatcttAGAAGCAGGTACGAACATAAAAATCGAAAAAGATTTAGTAGTACCTGCTGTTGTAAACGTTTATTTTCACTTTCAAGACGGTTGATCTCAGCAGCTGCTTGGGAGACCAGGACACGTGATTGCTCTGCTGCTGCTGTAGCTTGGCCCGCATGCTCTCTACTTAACTCACAAAGCAACTGTTTTTTCTCCACctggtttaatttaaaatacaaatatttaattaaaataattttacagtgcaaataaaaaaatcatagtgaCACAACTGACCTCCTCTCTTAACATTTGAATTTGTGAGTTGGATTCCTTTCTTAATAACTCAACATCCTCAATAAGTTCACTTTTAATAGAATCAAGTTCTCTGTAAGCTTCTTTTTCGACATTCTGTAAACTTTCAATCAAACTGACATTGTGTTCCATTATGCGAGTGTGCTCCTTAGCCAATGCAGCtttggattttaaaatattaactagaGCTTCCTTGTACTCATTACATTCCATGACAGTGTTATTCAGTGACTTTTTGATGGTAGTCAATTCATTTTCTGCTACTTCTTTTGAGTTTTTTAAAGCTTCTAGTTCATTTTCTAAATGTTCAAGCTCGCTATCTGATTCCCTCAAGCGCATTGTTAAGACTTGTACTATATCTCTGGTTACTGATAAAGACatttcaaactttattttttctttatttgcttTATCAACTTCtacagttaatttattaatttcattttcaaacTCTATAAATTTCTTCTTTGACTCCTCTTTAAGCACATTCATTTCttctgcaatattatttttttctttgtttaatgtattattattgattttaaaattttcaatatctgcccttaaaataacattttggtCTTCAAGaacacaaatattatgttttaaccCTATAGTTTCTCTTTCTAAgtcttgtataattttttgttgttgtatacAATGTTCTTGTAAACTTTGGGTACGCTCTTCAAATTGTATTTCACAGAGTCTTAATTTTTCTTGAGTTGCCTCATCAATTTGTTCAAGTTTAGCCTTCATTTCATTATCTTTAGTACTTAACTGTTGTTGCAGTTCATGTACTACTTCATATTCTCATTTATCAATTGTTGTTTAATAGATTCTATTAGAGAATTATATTTTGTCTTCATATTTTCCTGGTCATTTTTAGATTTAGTGATAATAGCTTGTTTCTCCTCCTCAAGCTTTGCTTTTAAAACTTCCAATTCTGCCTTATATTCCTTCCTGATACTTTCATTAGCTTCTAAAGCTAAAGCATGATGACCTTTAACCATTTCAAGTCTTTGCCTAGCCTCCTCTAGACTTGCTTCAACATTGGTCAATTTATCTTGCAAATCTTTGCATAAACTATCTCTGATTGTAATAACTTCTTCAAGTGAGCTCAATTCTAATTGTTTACTCCTTACTTCTTCTTCAAGATTTTCACATTGATTTTGAAgttcagatattttatttttcaaatcatttatttgttttgtattattaatagtaCATGTTTTTTGCCTTTGCcctttagaaatattattgCTTATAGTGATTTTTGATAGGTTTTTGTTAATGGCTTCTATGTCTTTATTGTCCTTTGAAAAGCATTTGACTTGTTTCTGAAGGCAGAGAATTTTAGTTTGAAGTTCTTCAATTTGTTTGTTGTATTCCAAGATTGTATGGTCTTTATTCCtgaaatcaataaacaaatcTAAGGAACGAACAAGGTGATTTAAggaatcaatttaattatttgacaatttgtttttaaataataaattattaatccaCATTTACAGGTACAGATAAACTCTCACATACAAAGGATCctagtgaaataaaaatttcaagtcATATTTACCTTATCTCCACTTCTTGTGCTTTAATTACTTCATCATGATCTTTATTCTCAATTTTCTTTTTAGAGTATGATAATGGTTTTTTAAGGCTTGATGGGGGCTTGATAAGTCTTGCAACTTTCAATGGCTGAGGctgtaaataataatgcaaaataatttttaacctaCTAATGATGAAGCTTAAAGTATTGATCTTAAAAATACAAGTGCTTGTAATGATAATCACATTTACACTTTACAAGAATATGAACAATTAttgtgctatattttttatagtatatctGTGTCTTTGTCAAAGTAGTCTAATCTCTGAAATGGCAGATTAAATTTTAGTGATATTTTATGGACAAGATTTTCTAGGGTACCTATAATCTTTAATCTGTCTATAATCAGCATGACACTCTGTGCACATAAGTTTTAATATCAGTACAGTTTTATCATctgtaaaattcaaataaattctcaaccgccgtaaaaaaaaattagacaaTGCCTGTATACTTATGTGGGAGCTATGAACTAGTAAAATTTTCAAGTAAAACTTGTAATACTTACCGTAACAAAGGGTTTAGTACTTTGAACAGAGCTACATTGTGACTGCGTATCCAAATTACAATTGATAGATGTTTTAGGTGCTGACTGAATTTTGGAAGAAATTTTTGGTTTTTCGTTTTCTTGCTTTTTCTGATTAACACTacttgtattttctttttttcctgAAACTAAAGGAAGTAATTATTATGAGATGAAAGatgggataaaatataataggcactacatgtttaaaatattatctgaatgcttatcaaaataaaacatcaaaatttcattttacacattttatgtaaaattcaatttttataatcaCTTACCGAGGGGGTCAAATCGTTTAGCTTTGGAGAacatgattaatttataatttctaacacaaaaaaactttaataaaatctcGGTTCATCAAACATCTGACTTAGCATCTGACTCTCGTAACGAACGCGCGCGAAACTGCCGGGCGGCTGTTTATTGTCATTTCGCGCAGCTGCAAGCCGTTGAAAAACCGTTCCATTAGACGCTTAAAGTGTTCTAGTTTTAACAAAATCTAATCAAGACATACAACGCTGTTCAAACCTTTCtttcttttcaaataataagTTGAGATGTTTTAACGTCATTGTTTTAaccatgtaaaaatattatgccaaTTCTATTTGATACTGATTAATGATTGAAGGTCCGAGGTCAAGAAAATTTATATGGGTTTACTATTTTTCATGAACGAATATACTTATTACCAGAAATCTCTAATGATACtacatatactttatttataccatataaaaataagtgtgAAAATTAAATTCGTAATTAGTAGATAAAGTTAACAGTAGACTCTAGTAGGTCCTTATTTTAGCATAAgcaaaaaatatcgatatcttTTAAATTGATTGATTTCATAACAAATTGCTATTCAGAAATAGTAAAGCTTTTCGGCAACAGgtagcattttttataatatatctagaATAATCTAATGCCGGCGCCACAtacagacaaatatttaaacagagactttgccacacatttgaacacagttttTCCTTAATCATCCGTAAAGTCAGAGTTAtaataaggtcagtcgggggaagtgcgccataaaattttcatagctggattcaatgcaaaataatttctttttgtgctgacttaagaatgtaattttattaatttaagaatatttggtattttgtgataacaacctatagccattcaagaaaatcggaccataaattaataatattttgctcaaagtaaaaaaaatggtagtaggcgcacttgcctccggaaatggggtaagtgcgcctgtgtaaaaaacgccaatatgaaacattataaagaaaacactcactttagtccatagagaaataagttttacacgcattgctcttggataattttaatcaatcaatattataacaaactatgtctgtcaaatcaaattcggggtaagtgcgccatatatatgtaaatcagggcttgaaaacatttttagattttttttattgatatataattttttgctatgttagagttttgtgtgcggatatgttggaataaaaaaatgttagccctaatataaaatccattttatttctaaaaactaaaaaaaaacatacaaagatTTAGGAATTagcaattttgaatgcgttataactcaattacttagaatttggccttatgacatttgatatgttttagctgcattatatccagataacgtgcctgatcaacagcaacctattcacgtaaagttgctctagaccaagatatttcagtttttcttttgtaaaaacgaattaactaatacgcccttttatttaagtcggctcaaaacaaaataccttgagtacaaaaattctgctgttaagtataacattttaataataataattcatattagtaaaacttattctcaaaaaggttggttatatatggatcaggggcaagtgcgccatacgactattaactgtggcgcacttgccctactcgacaatttttaggttcattttttcgcattgctaaaaaatcatttatttgagtatatataaataaaattcaggcaggaagttaaaataaaaggtttaatctatgtattcaccttactggtttacagaaatatgttaaatatcttgaaatatttgatgttatctttcacggggtcatct is a genomic window of Manduca sexta isolate Smith_Timp_Sample1 chromosome 22, JHU_Msex_v1.0, whole genome shotgun sequence containing:
- the LOC119188391 gene encoding LOW QUALITY PROTEIN: cingulin-like protein 1 (The sequence of the model RefSeq protein was modified relative to this genomic sequence to represent the inferred CDS: inserted 1 base in 1 codon); the protein is MFSKAKRFDPLVSGKKENTSSVNQKKQENEKPKISSKIQSAPKTSINCNLDTQSQCSSVQSTKPFVTPQPLKVARLIKPPSSLKKPLSYSKKKIENKDHDEVIKAQEVEIRNKDHTILEYNKQIEELQTKILCLQKQVKCFSKDNKDIEAINKNLSKITISNNISKGQRQKTCTINNTKQINDLKNKISELQNQCENLEEEVRSKQLELSSLEEVITIRDSLCKDLQDKLTNVEASLEEARQRLEMVKGHHALALEANESIRKEYKAELEVLKAKLEEEKQAIITKSKNDQENMKTKYNSLIESIKQQLINENXEVVHELQQQLSTKDNEMKAKLEQIDEATQEKLRLCEIQFEERTQSLQEHCIQQQKIIQDLERETIGLKHNICVLEDQNVILRADIENFKINNNTLNKEKNNIAEEMNVLKEESKKKFIEFENEINKLTVEVDKANKEKIKFEMSLSVTRDIVQVLTMRLRESDSELEHLENELEALKNSKEVAENELTTIKKSLNNTVMECNEYKEALVNILKSKAALAKEHTRIMEHNVSLIESLQNVEKEAYRELDSIKSELIEDVELLRKESNSQIQMLREEVEKKQLLCELSREHAGQATAAAEQSRVLVSQAAAEINRLESENKRLQQQIHDQQSMVVELSLLRQENEELTMTVAKMTSIIEKLRKDSEQSQYKPKSPSVLRKTHKVGKENLNTISPLREKSLACSSG